The uncultured Desulfatiglans sp. DNA window GTTCGGATTGATAAAATAACGACAGAGACCGTTGATCGGAACCTCAAGACCTTCAGATTCGTTTTTTTGAATCCGGAAGATGAGGAGAAGTTTGCCTACACACCCGGTCAATTTGCCGAATTGTCTATTCCGGGCAAAGGGGAGATCCCCATCGGGATCGCATCTTCTCCTACGGAAAAGGGCTTTGTAGCCTTTACCGTCAACAAGGTCGGACTCGTTTCCTCCTATCTGCACAATATGCAGGAAGGGGAGATCATGGGTATTCGAGGGCCGCTCGGCAACTGGTATCCTTGGGACGAGATGGAAGGGCAGAACGTCGTCATCGTGGGCGGCGGCTTTGCCTTCACGACCCTGCGGTCGAGCATCATTTATATGCTGGACCCCCAGAACAGGCCGAAGTTCAAGGATATCATCGTTGTCTATGGGGCCCGGAATCCCGGCATGCTTCTG harbors:
- a CDS encoding Oxidoreductase NAD-binding domain protein, with the protein product MKNPYLPYPVRIDKITTETVDRNLKTFRFVFLNPEDEEKFAYTPGQFAELSIPGKGEIPIGIASSPTEKGFVAFTVNKVGLVSSYLHNMQEGEIMGIRGPLGNWYPWDEMEGQNVVIVGGGFAFTTLRSSIIYMLDPQNRPKFKDIIVVYGARNPGMLLYRDELAAWEQRDDIHMHITVDGTDDPDWKYNVGFVPAITEKKITSAEDAIAIVCGPPIMIKFTQPVLEKLGFPPEKIILSLEMRMKCGIGICGRCNIGDQYVCKDGPVFSLAKLKKMPPEY